Part of the Vitis vinifera cultivar Pinot Noir 40024 chromosome 13, ASM3070453v1 genome is shown below.
ACCTTGCTGGTGCAGGGTTTCTCTTTTTCCCTTTCTGGTACCATATATAACACGGAATTgtcatttataaataaatgctgatgaaaataaatattttggcatgtatttttaatttgtcaCTGTTTTAATAATGTTAAGCTAATACTGGATCAGTGTATGATTACATTTACATATGTTACTATTGCTGCTTGGATGACAATGGTGTTACTTCTTCACTACAATTTCTGGTAATTGTGCCTTTTAATTAGAATCTATAAAGGTTATCTGTTTTTCACTGACATTAGGAATGGATCATCATGACTTTCAAGCACAGAAAAGGGAGATGAAGCATAAAGGAAGGAACGTCGTATGGTCCATGGCAATGGACAAGTGTTTAATTGAGGCCCTTGTCATTCAGGCTAAAAATGGGAACAAAATCGACAAGTGCTTTAATGAAAATGCATACACTGCTGCTTGCATTGCTGTCAACTCTCGTTTCAACTTGAATTTAAATAATCAGAAAGTTGTTAATCGTCTTAAGACGATCAAGAAAAGGTACAAGATAATGAGAGATATGCTAACTCAAAATGGCTTCACGTGGAACCCAAATACCAAGATGATTGAGTGTGACAATGATGATCTTTGGAAGAGATACATTGCGGTAAGTCAGGTATTTATTTTTCCACTTAAATTTTGCACGCTCCTGTTCATGATACCACATACTTTGTATTGCATGTAGGCCCACCCTGATGCAAGGGGATTTCGGGGAAAGCAAATTGATATGTATGATGAGCTAAAAATTGTCTGTGGAAATTATCAAGCCCCTAGTCGGTGGGCGAGGATGACAGATGGAAGCCAGCCAACTGCAATTAAGAATTGCGAAGATGATTCCGCTTCATACCTTTCACCAAGTTCAGAAGACCTAAGTGAGACAGACGGGACAGAATCATATACTGGACAGCAAGAGTATGCACAGATGCCTGATGGTAGTGGAGATCCTCCTTTAATACAGCCTTTGTCCCAAATTCCAAAACGGGCCCGTGGCTCAGAGGCAATTCAGGATGCAATGCTGGCAGTGGCAACAAGCATCCGACGATTAGCGGATGCTCTAGAGCGGAGAAAAAACTCAGTTGATTCGTCTGAACTTTTACAAGCTGTGATGGAAATCGATGGCTTGGAAGAGGCTAGGCAGATGTAT
Proteins encoded:
- the LOC100264359 gene encoding uncharacterized protein At2g29880 isoform X1, whose translation is MHTAIQLNCYEFCNFFVGKTKIQKNGMDHHDFQAQKREMKHKGRNVVWSMAMDKCLIEALVIQAKNGNKIDKCFNENAYTAACIAVNSRFNLNLNNQKVVNRLKTIKKRYKIMRDMLTQNGFTWNPNTKMIECDNDDLWKRYIAAHPDARGFRGKQIDMYDELKIVCGNYQAPSRWARMTDGSQPTAIKNCEDDSASYLSPSSEDLSETDGTESYTGQQEYAQMPDGSGDPPLIQPLSQIPKRARGSEAIQDAMLAVATSIRRLADALERRKNSVDSSELLQAVMEIDGLEEARQMYAFEYLNADPIKARAFMTYNVRMRKIFLFRQFWWWK
- the LOC100264359 gene encoding uncharacterized protein At2g29880 isoform X3, which codes for MDHHDFQAQKREMKHKGRNVVWSMAMDKCLIEALVIQAKNGNKIDKCFNENAYTAACIAVNSRFNLNLNNQKVVNRLKTIKKRYKIMRDMLTQNGFTWNPNTKMIECDNDDLWKRYIAAHPDARGFRGKQIDMYDELKIVCGNYQAPSRWARMTDGSQPTAIKNCEDDSASYLSPSSEDLSETDGTESYTGQQEYAQMPDGSGDPPLIQPLSQIPKRARGSEAIQDAMLAVATSIRRLADALERRKNSVDSSELLQAVMEIDGLEEARQMYAFEYLNADPIKARAFMTYNVRMRKIFLFRQFWWWK
- the LOC100264359 gene encoding uncharacterized protein At2g29880 isoform X2 codes for the protein MHTAIQLNCYEFCNFFVGKTKIQKNAQKREMKHKGRNVVWSMAMDKCLIEALVIQAKNGNKIDKCFNENAYTAACIAVNSRFNLNLNNQKVVNRLKTIKKRYKIMRDMLTQNGFTWNPNTKMIECDNDDLWKRYIAAHPDARGFRGKQIDMYDELKIVCGNYQAPSRWARMTDGSQPTAIKNCEDDSASYLSPSSEDLSETDGTESYTGQQEYAQMPDGSGDPPLIQPLSQIPKRARGSEAIQDAMLAVATSIRRLADALERRKNSVDSSELLQAVMEIDGLEEARQMYAFEYLNADPIKARAFMTYNVRMRKIFLFRQFWWWK